The sequence below is a genomic window from Equus caballus isolate H_3958 breed thoroughbred chromosome 11, TB-T2T, whole genome shotgun sequence.
TGGAGGGACAGTCCCACAGGGGTTAAAATAACCAGGGAGGCCTCCAGTAGGAATAGTAGCTTGGAGTTGCAAAATGTCACCATTACATTAGTAATCACTTACTgtttgtcaggcactgtgctaagcccttTAGATGAATTATATCACTCAGTTCTTGCAACAGCTCTAGGAGATACGTAccctcttattctttttttttttttttttagagattggcacatgagccaacatctgttgccgatcttctttttgttttcttcttcttctcccccaaacccccagtacatagttgtatactctagttgcaggtccttctggttgtgctatgtgggacaccacctcagcatggcccgatgagcggtgccagttccattcccaggatccgaaccagtgagatcctggactgccaaagtggagtgcacaaacttaaccacttggccatagggccagGCCCCCcctcttattcttatttttcatatgaggaagctcagagacattaagtgacttgcccgaAGTCATTCAGCCCTAGACAGTCTGACTGTAGCCTGGTAATCTGGGCTTTATAGAGAAGAAATCAAGCCCAGAGTAAGGGAATAATTTACCCCACATCTCCCAGCTTGTCCCTTGACTGCGCCAAGCAGCCTTTCAGGCTGAGTGTGATCTGGAGCagatccagagagagagagctgaaaaCAGGGGCAGAGAATGACACCAGGGATACGAATAAATGCACCTTTGTGGGATGCAGCAGACGTTAGCTGGCGGAGTTAACCCCGTGGCTGGGAAGCCTGATAAATAAGGTCAGCTCAGAGAAGTGTGACTCACTTGGGAAGAAGGGACTCTGTCCTGGTTAGCTCTGTATCCCCAGGGTTCAGCAGAGTCCCTGGCACAAaacaggcattcagtaaatgtgtgttgaatgaaggagtgaaGTGAATGAATGACAGAATGGGAGCATATTACAGAGGGCATTGAAGAAATTCAGTGTGAGTTTGCTCTATTTTAAACAGAGGAAAACCAGGGCTTGACCAAATAATGCTGGTTTCTGAGTAGTGAGAAAGCTACCTCGTTCTTGTATTTCTGTAAACAAGGAGTTGCAAACTCAGTACCCCTAAGGGCCTGTTCGATGATGTCAGTGAGTCAAGGGAGCCAGTGCAGAATGATGGGGACTCTGATAAACTGGAGAGAGCATGTCCCCACTAAAGTGGCAACCTCTTCTCAGCCCTAACCAAGTTTCTACATGAGAATGTGGTTCCAGTATCCTATATCTTCCCATTTTTAAGGGAAatcagaaatctggatttttctttgaaaaagatgactcaatttaaaaaatatattaaaaatgaaatatattttcggGCTGGATTCAGTCCTGTCCGTCCTCTTTTTACTTCTGCTTTAAGTCTTGATCTAATTATACATAACTGTTTGAAAATCTAGTCATTGGCAATGCTATTTAATAAACAGcttaatacaaataaataatagtttCACAAAGAgagtttttcaaagaaccatTCAAGCAGGGGAGTTTGGATTTGACGTCAGTAGGAAACGGGGAACTAGTGAAGATTTATGAAAGGGGGAGTGAAATGATGGATGTGGGTTTAAAATcttggggccggccgggtggcatagtggttaagtttgcatgctccacttgggcagccctggggttcacaggtttggatcccaggcacagacccacacaccactcatcaagccatgctgtggtggtgtcccacatataaaagcggaagactggcacagatgttagctcagtgacaatcatcctcaagcaaaaagaggaagattggcaacagatgttagctcagggctaatcttcctcaccagaaaaaataaataaataaagaggtcAATCTGGCAATGATGGCAGGATGAACTGGAGCAGTGGGAATGGTGGCATGAGGAAAACAATCCCAGACTCCAAGGTTCTAGTTCCCACCAATGTGACAGGAGCTGACCTGGGCCTCTGGCTGCTGGCATGTGCGCATGAGCACAGGTCGTGAGGAAAAGCCCCAGACTCTGTGGATGTTTGTGTTAAGGAGACAAGGGGAACAAAGTGGAGAGATGATGCCAAGGCTGGAGATCTGGGTGTTCCAGGGTCTGGTATAATGCCATTGACCCATCAGGCAAGGGGAGAGAGCCAGTGGTCACTGAGGGCCTGTGAAGTGCCAGGCACAGTTGGACTCCATCTCATTTCAGTATCACAAAACTCCCTCCTGTCTCCAACTCCCAACTGAAACTTCTCTCTTATAGGATCCTCTTAAGGACAACACAGGCTGATTGTAGTCACTTACAGGAATTCAACTATACACGCTATTTATTTACATAACGTTTTAACATGTCTCTAAAGGCAAGCCAATGGCTATCTGGTactcaagtgaaaaaaattgtGATTCCTTCTACATTGAACTCATTGAGAGACTGTAGATTCCGGACACTTTAGGGGTGAGTTAATGATTTAAGGTTAATTTTGACTACATACATTCTTCTGCCTTACTTGCCAAGTTCAGAACCCAACCATAAGATAAAATTTCATGCTATCTGTGCTCATCAGAGGAGCACTGGGAGGCAGTTGAACATACTGGTTAAGAGCACAaactctggagccagccctgctgacctAGCTGTTAaagttggtgtgctccactttggtagcccaggtttTTTCCCAGGGGTGCAGAACctcaccattcatctgtcagtagctatgttgtggcagcggctcacatagaagaaccaaaagaacttacaactatacacaactatgtactgggggcttgggggggaaaaaggagaggggaaaaaaaaaaggaggacgattggcaacagatgttagcttagggcaaatcttcccctgcaaaataaaaaaagcacaAACTCTGGGGCCAAACCTCCAAGGCTTACATGCAGCTCCTCTTGCTACTGCAAGACaatgggcaagttatttaactctctgtgccttggtttcctcatctgtaaaatgggcataatagtGATTTCCACCTATGTGTAATTTTGTTTGGAACAGTGGTGCCTGGCTCCTAATAAGTgctatgttaaatattttctattttaataatctccattttatagatgaggaacccGAGGTTTGTCAAAGTTAACTAATGGGCCAAGGTAAGTGAAACCCAAGGCCACTGAAGACACAAAGGGTCAGGGACAGGACTTGGTGGACAGAACTCTGGGTTAGAGCAGCACGTGGTCATGGTCAAAGCCAAGAGGATGGAAGAGCTCCTTGAGGGACAGAGCCTTAAAAATCTAATCTTTGAAGATACCTAGTAAGGCTCAGGAGAGACAAAGGAatgcagaggagaaaaaggaggcatGGCCAGGGGTAAGCAGGGCCAGGGCTAGGACTGGGTAGTGTCGGAGACACAGAGGAGGGGGAAGGATGAAATGGAGCTGCAAGAAAAAGAGGGCTACAAGAAGTCCACTGGCTCACTGCTCTCGCTTACTCATTCACTCAATCAACAATTAGCAACTGAGCATCTATCATGTGCCGGGCTCTGGGGACACAGCAAtggacaaaacagacaaaatttccTTGTGGAGTTTACCTTCTAGGGGATGAGCCAGACAATAAACAGAGTAAGTAAAATCTACAGTATGTTAGTGATAAGTGTTATGGATAAAAACAAAGTGGGAAAGGGAGAACAGAGAATTTTGGAATACAGTTTTAAATGTGGTGATCAGAGTGGGCCTCGCTGAGATGATATTTGATCATATActtgaaggagaagaaggagcaAGCCACGTGTACATGTAGGGGAAAGTTCTATGCAGAGGGAATAGCAAGCGCAAATGCCCTGTGGTAGGAGTTTGTCAGGTGTATTTGAGAAAAAGCAAGGAGGCCAATGTGGTTggagcagagggagtgaggggagagTGACTGGAGGTGAAGTCGCAGAGGAAACTGGGTCTGATCATGCAGGGCCTTTGAGAGGACGTGAGGTGGAAAGCCATACGCAGGCTTAAATGTTAACAGGATTACTTGGTTGTTGTGTGAATAGACTGATGTGGGGAAAGGGCACAAGCAGGAGACCACTTAGGAGGCTTTGACAGTGTCCAGGTGATCAATgttggtggcttggaccaggtaGTAGCAGAGGAGGTGGTGAGGAGCAGTCAAATCTAGATTGATTGAAGTTGCTGATGGATCAGAAATAGAGTATGGAAGACAGAGAGGAGTCTGAGATGACTCTAAGCTTTTTGGCCTGAGTAAATGGAGGGGAAAGGAGCCATTcgctgagatggggaagactgtgGGTGGAAGAGATTTGGGGCAAGAAATTAGGCATTTATTTTGAACATGTTAGGTATGAAGTCCCTATCTGACATCCCAGTTAGAGACAGAGTGGTAGTTGCCTCTACCGATCTAACATTCAGGGACGAGGTCCGGGCCTGGAAGATAAATTTGGGAATTATCCATGCAGAAGAGATAAAGTCATAAAACTAAAAGGAATCACAAAAAAGTCACAAAACTAAATGAGATCAATAAGGGAGTgggtatggagagagagagaggtccaAGGGCTGATTTCTGGGACATCCAACACTAAGAGGTCAGGGAACATGGAAGCAGCAGCCAAGGAGAATGCAGAGTGGCTAGTGAacctggaggagagaaggagtGTGAACGCATTTCAAGGAGGGGGACCCAGCAGCTGTGCCAAATGCTGCTAACAGGCCCACTAAGATAAGGAATGAGAATTACCACTGAGACTGAGCAACAAAGTCCTCCTTATCATAAGGAAATGGTCAGAAGTTGATATACAAAGATTATTATTGTGGCTTTGTTTACAACAGAGACAAGAAATCTACATGTCCAACAAGAGAACAgctaaatacatagaaaatattaGGTAGCAATTAAAGGACATTATTGAAGAACATTTAACGACATGGAGATGTGCTCATAAGCCAAAAAGGCACATTATAAAAGTGTATATAAAGTATGATCCCTATTCTGttgatttaaaaagttttaattccTAAGGATAtttattaatgcattaaaaaaCTGGGAAGATAGCTGCCAAAATGTTATTAATAGAGGTTGTCTCTCAATAATGAATTTAGTGTGCTTTGAAAAAATAGCTTCCTGaacccaccttccttccttccttccttcctttcttcctaatGTGTAAAGGCCCTGTAGGGGAGCAGTTTCAACAGAGAAGTAGGAGTGAGGTGGGCAGTGAATCAAGATAACCCTGGAGAACTGGGGTTCTGAAAAGGTTGGTAATAATATCAGGAACAAATATTACTGTGTGCTTAGTATGTGCCAAGCAGTGAGCTAAatttttactgtattcatttatggATTATGTAGTTTAATTCTTGCAGGTTTAAGTATCCTTCTGAGGCAGCGTTATcatcatccccatcttacagataaggGAATGGAGCTCTGACGTTAATCTTTAGAGGCTCATAagttgcccagggccacacaatTGGAGGAACCAGGATTTGGAACCAGGCAGGTTGGCTCTAGAGCCCGTGGTCTTTCTTACTGCATTTGAGGGGCAAATGAAAAATTTCCAACTGAGAAATCGAGAGGGGATGagattccttcattcaacagttgtttattgagtgcctactgcatgccaggcacagTGCGAGGCAGTGGGGATCAATGGTAAACAGGCTGAATGGGGGACAGTCGTCCCTGGGCTTGGTCTAGCATGAGTAGGGGCGTTCACACATCAGGAACGGATGACGGCAGACAGGGGGAAGGTTAGCTCTTAGAGGAGCACTTCTTCCTCTGACCCTGAAGGGGGCCAACGTTCAGTTGAGATGGAAATATAAGGAGGGGGAGAATTTGTTTGGGAATATCGCAGGAGATAAAGCACACGTGTTAGCAATTCTTAAACTTTTAGAATTGTCATTAGAGCACTTCTTAAGCTTTTTGGGTCACCAAACCCTTTGAGTATCTAATGAAAACTATGGATTCTCtctccagaaaaatgcacattcaCACCAGAATTCACCAGCTCCTGAGGTGCAGGTTATAGAATTGCTTTTGAGGCGATGGGTTAGGGGCCACACTCCACTGGGGAGAGGTAGTCTCAGCCGTGTCTCTCTCCAGACCTTCAGCAGGTCTGAGTTGGGCCGGCACAGGCTTGGCCACCAGGCCCTGAGACACCTGCAGACTCCCAGGCAAGGAGtgctcctctgcctctccccaccgACCCTTCCTCACTTACCATGGGTCTGTGGTCCCGTCGGCAATAGGTGAGGCTTCAGAGCAGGGCAAAAGTGGGAGTCTACGGCAACTCAACTCTTGCTTGTGCCTTCTGAGCAGCTTTGGTCTCCCCTAGCCGGGCCTGAAATATGTTTCTGAAGGTTTGCCTGCAGGCTCTTTGCCTTCACTTTCATTTCAGGGAAATCCCTGCCCTTCCGTGACCACGTGACCACGTGACCACATGCCCCCAGCAGGTTTCCCCACCCCTGGGAGGAGTCTCCCTGATCTTTGAAGTTCTAGGACTACACCCAGCTACAAGGTCTCAGGGGAAGCTACTCCACAAGCAACTGCAAACTAAACACTGGTCCCAACCAACCACTGGATCCCAGCACAAGCCTATTGCTAGCATTTGCTTGCTTTGTTAATATATCCCCCAGAGCCTAGAATGATGCTGGGCACACGCCGACTTAATAAttgaatgaggggctggccccgtggccgagtggttaagttcccgcgctctgctgcaggcggcccagtgtttcattggttcgaatccggggcgcggacatgacactgctcatcaaaccacgctgaggcagcgtcccacatgccacaactagaaggacccacaacgaagaatatacaactatgtactggggggctttggggagaaaaaggaaaaaaaaataaaaataattgaatgagGAAATGCAACCAGGACAGATAAAGCCCCTCCAAGTTCACAAGGCTGCAGTAACTAACTACAATTTATTGAGAGCTATGCTACGTGCCCAATACTGGTTCTACTTTACACAAATTAACTCCATCTTCAAGACAATCTCACAAAGTTGTTtctatttcccccattttacaaattagaTTCTAAACTCCTGAGGCACTTTGGTGTaggaatttgcccaaggtcacattgcTAAGTAAAGCATGTATCCAAACCGGGCTGGAACTGTTATTTGAACTTGGGCCCTGAGGCAGAGTGGAACTTGCTCAATCTTCAGAGGAAGGTTTAAATTCAGTTCCATTTGTGACTGAGTAGGCAAGGTACTTAACAGGAGTCCATCTCAAAAGAGATGCCCAGTGTTCTAAGGGTGAAGCGTGCACATGTGAAAGTACACAACACATTTCCAATATTTTCACCCAGTCCAGGATTTTTCTGCTAAGAATAACTTAGCAAGTCCCTTTCTCAACACCTCCCCACCATCCCAGATGGAAGTGTGCCAAGTGCAAGCCTTGAAAAAATAAGcctgtttgaatcctggttccatCTAGTGACCTAGAAGCAGCTCAGCAGGAGAGCACATTTTGTCAGTAAAACAGGGTCACAATTAAGTATCTAAAGGTAAAATCACAGATAGGAGGTCCAAATGCCTCTCCTGCAACACACAGTGGTGACACAACCCAATGCCCAAGCCCCTCCAATCACATCCTTTCTTGCCAACCTTTGCTAGCCAGACTGTTTGGGGACCTCTCCCTGGTCCCACTAGCAATGGCTGCTCTGGGGCTCAGGACTTCATCGTCAGCACCATCTTTATTATCTAGAGCAGTTCTCCAGCGTGGTCCTCATCCGAGTAGCACCATATCACCTGACAAGTTTTCTGACCTGCTAAATCTCAGTCGCAGGGTGGGATGCTGGCACTCAGTGGTTAAACAAACCACTTCAGGTTAATGACTTTGAATCCAAAGTAGCTGGTCTTCACTGAGAGGAGCCTTTGGTTTTCACAATGGGGTGGAGGGTTCTCTATGTATGTAATGGGTCGAAGCCAAGGATGCTAAACAATGCTACACCTAAAGCTGTCAAGAGCAGCCATTCTGGGGAAACAGTTCAGTATCACACTTTACCTATCAAGGGGCAACTGATGGGGTAGGGGAACAGAAGTAGCCTCACAAAGGCAGTCAAGCCTTTTTATTTCCCCACAGCCGCTCATCCTCTACCCGGTGTCTCTCATATGAATGCTCTGCCCCAGTCAATAATGCATGCAGCACACAGACAAggattttttgtatttttaatgacTGAGACAAACCAGATCTAAAACCGCAGCTTCTGGAAGAACCATTTGTTCTTGCCGGTCTTGTATctagaggggagagggagaaaaaaggacgCCAATGAAGAGAGAACAAGACAAAACTCCCTTCAGAGAGAACAGTGAAAGCATACCCCAGCATCCACTACCCAAGCCTACTTACCTCTCCTCGAACTTGACCTTGGCTTCTCGTCGGGCCTTGCGTTTAAGAGCAGGGTCTCTGAAGACATCTTTGTTGACAACAGTTTTGTCCAAGGGGATATCCACAGAGTACCTGGGGACAAGGGCAGGGAGGTAGGAGCAGCCACAGGCTGCCTGCCAGGGCCTTCACCTTCCCCCCCAAGTACTCCTGTGACATTGGGGTGTTAGGGTCTAACTCCATAGGAGCAAACATCAAAAGCTGTGCCAAAGTCCTGATGACATTCTCTggaaatttacaattttaacagacttatttacatagtttcaaacCACTGAAAAACTTCACATTTCACTCTCAATTCTCCAtaactactttattttttctaactaAGAACCATCACTTTATTAGATCTTTACTATGATCATGGCGGCTGGCTACCTTTCCATTTGGAGCCATTTTATTTAGTGTTGTTCAAATTCTGCCTATGCAGGGTCAGTGTCATTAGGACAACGCAAAAGCTGAGTGGCTAGCTGGCTCAGCCTCACTGCTTTCCAGCAACTGAGAAACAGCAAATTAAGGTAAACATGCACCCTGAGTAGCAAACTTTCAAGGCGCATGCTGCTGGGTTTGGGCAATTATTGGTCAGTCTCTCTCTAATCTTGTATTTCCTTATAACTCTGTACCAAGATAGTGTATATGCTACACACTACTGTGAAAGGCCAGGAACTAAAGGGCCCAGCAGTTGAGCGGAATTAACAGGGGGAGACCTGCTTTCacttatttaccaaacatttgtgAAAGCCTGTAATGACTATCCTCGACGGTGGAACAGTGGACGAGGGCAGGTCAGATCTTATGGCTACGTTTACTGTGGCTGGACACAAATGCAACAATCTTTAATCAACACAAAGAATTTTCAGGCGAGGAGAGAGATCAAGAGCAAGCTTGAAAGAGATTTTTCAATCCTGCCTGGCCAAGTCAGGGAAGTCACTACAGAAAATGACAGGAACGTGAACAGTTTCAACACAGATTAAAGAGGCAACACTGGAAACCACAGCCATTTTATAAGTGACAAGTTGAAAACGATGTCTATTCCCCACGCTGGAGTGGCTACAAGGTTGTCTCCCTATTCAGCAgggcagaaaggaggaaaaaaaaaagtcgcCTTCAGTCCCATGCTTGGAAGGCTCACCTTGTGGGCATGAGGTGATTGTAGTTATAAACTTTCACAAAAGATTTGATCTTTGACCTCTTGGCGATTTTCTTCTTGCCCATGGCAGCTGTCACTTTGCGGGGATAGCGGTCAATTCCAGCCACTAGAGCATGGCTGTAGGGGCGGTCTGAGGTGCCATCATCAATGTTCTGAATGAGCAAGAATCACATTAGTTCTTAACTGAAGGCCTATTAAAATCTGCCAGATGCAGGGCATGTATAGAACAGCCCCACGCCTGGGTCTCCAAGACCCACTGTTATAAAAATCACACGAAGCAGACATTCTAAGTACTACGCTAGATGCCCACAGAGTAGCAGGAGTAAGGGTGGTATTCACTCCCTCCAGGAAGAATCTGGAAAGATTCCAGGGAAgtaagagatttaaaagaaacaagagtTAACATTTACGgagtgcttgctatgtgccaagcaccgGTTCTTAGGACTTTACATCTCTTAATTTCCTCCACGATTGCGCTGCCACTAAGGGACAGAGGCCCAAACTGGCCGCCTAACTCCAGAAACCAGACTcaggtggagaaaggggaaccaaGGGTGCCCCGGTGACCCCACAACAGCCAAAAGCAGGGGCATATGCAGCCAGAGCTCACAGACCTCACAGGAGACTAcgagaggcaggcagagggccAACAGTGAAGGGCTA
It includes:
- the RPL27 gene encoding large ribosomal subunit protein eL27, translating into MGKFMKPGKVVLVLAGRYSGRKAVIVKNIDDGTSDRPYSHALVAGIDRYPRKVTAAMGKKKIAKRSKIKSFVKVYNYNHLMPTRYSVDIPLDKTVVNKDVFRDPALKRKARREAKVKFEERYKTGKNKWFFQKLRF